The genomic stretch ACAAGAATTGGCAAATTGAGCACTGATGATGAAAGGCCACAAGCAAATGTTAAGTGAACCAACTCAAAGAAGCACATTATTATTACACGTGTATGAAGATACATCTCCAAGTGTTTGATACTCAACTTGGTTCAAAGATTAAAGTTGTTTAAAATCATACAAGAAGTTGCTGAGTTGCATCTCAGCATGAATAGGATATACTTCTTCAAACATAGCAATAACCCAAATTATTCTCTGCCAAGCATGTCACTCTCCTTCGCTGAGGATTGGAACAATCAGAGGTTTCAGCTGCGCGAGATAGACAATTGCCCacctagaaagaaaagaaagtaaaGTGGTAATTAGACAAAAGAAAAACACAATAAAATGATGCTGATCACAAAAAGATTATAAAAGACTTCAACACCATCTCTTATGCTGATCAGCTGATGTATAAGATCTCAAGTGGGGTGATAAACATCGCATGACAGATACGACCAACGTATCATTTTCTTCTATTGCCCCATTATCTAGTTTGGCAGCTGTTTGTCTTAACTTGCATATATTCTAAGTCATGCTCCTTTGTGATACTTTTTTGTGTTATATCAGCATTATGGGTAACTTATCTTAGATAACatggaagaaaaataaaatgagaaaTTGAAACGATTCTCATTCATACAAGAATGTCATGACAAAGAACGATGTGCTAAAAGAAAGCAACAAGAACAAATGAGGAAACTTACATCATCCAACAGCAAACTGTTGCCGTGATGACTAATGTTAAATGAAACCTGCAAAACCAAAACATCTTAAATCATTTCACATTTTCATACCCCACACAATAACCAATAATAAAAATGTTTGACatgaaatgaaaatgataaaGTATGAGAATAGAATGAACCTTCATTTGTCGTGCTTGTAAGCACCCTAAATTCCCTAATTAAATGCAACCCAAAACCCACCATCCAAATGTTCGAGTAGTGTCTAAAGCTTAGGTTCTTAAAAAGTGAATCTAAAATCAAAATCGCATTTTAAAGCTTGATGCCCCAAAAGTATTAACTGGACCCATAATTCAATGTCAACTATTGAGCTAAATTCATGTCAAATTGAATCTAATTTGTCTCAAAGTTCAATTTATTATGAGTGGGAAAAATTAAAGTGGTTAATTTTACAGTTTTAAGGAGACCATACTCTTAGTAATATTTAGGCAATAGCTACTGATATTGTGCAAGTTGGCACCCATAATTAGTAAAACAGTGCAATGGCATCATGGAATGGACTGTTCTGGCAGCTGCTCAGCACCAGTGATGCTGTCAGAACTTGAATCTTTGCTTTGAAAAACTCATTATACATCAAGGCTTTTAGTAAAATGTTTGACATTTATCAAATTGTCTGGTGAATAGATAGTCCAACTATCGTTTAGGCAAAAGTCCATCAGACTAGAAAGACCTAACTCCAGTTATGATTTATGTTTGCAGAAAGCAACTCTTCTTGGCTGAATCTTGGGAACAACGAGATGATGGGACAAAGTTTCATCATTAGTCAAATGAGCAATGGCTAATTGAAGCTATAATATTCTCTATGTATAATTCATGGTCACCACAAATACCATTAAATTTGCTGCAGTATATTTTAATGGGAAAGGTCGAAAGACAGTAGTGCCTCTAACCAAAAATGTCAAACTTGATGCTGTGACCACTGAAATGTATTGTTCTGTAGAGAGTGTAATCAGTCAAAGGAGACTTTATCCACATAAAGGGAGTCCTCATTCTTATAGTTTCTTTCTGCTAATAATTTTAGGATTCAAATAGGTAAATATAAACAGTAAATCATAAGTGGGAGGAGGTTGGTTGAAATTAATATTCCATTGCTTTGTATCACTCCAGACATTAATGTTGTGGGATCAGATCATTAATAGGATcagtacatatatacacatatatacacatatacatatatacacatatatacatatacatacatatatatatatatacatacatatatatatatatatatatatatatatttatatgcttgATTGAGTCTTTTAAAATCTGTTGAGATCTTAATTTGCAAGTGACTATATTACAagatagaaagaatagaaaccaCTGGATCTTACCTAAGGATGTCAATTATACCCGTGGGACCTATCCCTAACAATGCGGGGATGGAAAAAAATAAACAGAGATGGGGGCGAGGGTGGGGGGCATTTTCTATTACCCACACAAATACAAGACAAGGATGAGTAGAGCACTCTCTACCTTGTACTCATACTTGACCCATTAATACGTGGGCTGAGATGTTACGCCCAAACACTAGACAGGGCAGGCTTTCGTTATTCGAATTAGACTAGGTGAACCTTGATTGAATCGATTATGATTCAATTAAGAATCATTTCATTTAATTCAATCAAATGAAACATCTTCTCATTTAACAATATCAACTCATCCTTGATGCCCCACACGTGCACACTCAATCCCTAATCACAAGTCATCATGACGGTTGTTTGACTTTGTCTTCATTGGTCCTCCTCTATCCATCGACAAACAATGATTCCTCCAATGATCGACGAGATGAGCAGTGAATGATGACGACGATTCCTCGAtgttcctctctctttctcctcctcttcccatcACACACTACCttctccctcctccctcttcctggCTTGCCCCTTCATTACAGCACCCCTGCGTCTTGATCACAACCACCACAGCTTACCCTGCGGCCCTTCCTCATCAGACGTTGCAACCCCCGCACCTTTCCCTGGATCCTCCATAATATTCCCCCTGCCTCTCCCGCGAgttatgataattttgattttgtttatatttgattttttttgtgtgcAAATTTTAGTATTGTTAATTAGGTTTGgcagtaattttattttttttaaaactgaataaattaatttaaagGATATATAGAGAACCTGTGGATTCCCCGCCCCCACCCAGAGTTCCCCATCCCTGCTCCTGCCCCTTCTAATAGGGAATGGGGCAGGGATAGGGGATCAAACGGGGGTGGG from Musa acuminata AAA Group cultivar baxijiao chromosome BXJ1-3, Cavendish_Baxijiao_AAA, whole genome shotgun sequence encodes the following:
- the LOC103979946 gene encoding V-type proton ATPase subunit e1; this translates as MGFLMTTIIFFVAGVVASVLVRLCCNRGPSTNLFHLTLVITATVCCWMMWAIVYLAQLKPLIVPILSEGE